From a single Adhaeribacter swui genomic region:
- a CDS encoding ABC transporter permease has translation MFQNYLKIAIRNLLRHKAFSAINIFGLALGMATCLVILLFVQNEWSYDRFNTKADRIVRVVFRGSIQGENMEEAHVMPPVAQTLRTDYPEVQEATRLRNYGSPRVIYQNKSFRENAFAFVDSNFFQVFTLPFVQGDPKTALLEPNTVVISEEVAHKYFGKANPLGKMLFFKDYNTSLKVTGVITKVPANAHFHFDFFASMASFPDAKKSSWLTSEFYTYLVLPKGYDYKQLEAKLPQVVEKYMGPQFLQAMGINLERFRQNGNSVGLFLQPLTSIHLRSHLRGELGNNSNMQYIYIFGATAVLMLLIATINFMNLSTASASKRAKEVGIRKVLGSVKKELVSQFLTESVLLTFIGLVLAIGLVYLALPIFNNLAGTTLTLNLIANAWLLPGLLFFGLFVGVLAGSYPAFFLSSFRPVAVLKGHFTAGKKSLSFRSGLVVFQFFISVMLLVSTTVVYRQLQFIQSKELGYNRNQVLLFPEYALGKKAAVFRQQLRQDARVVSVSSSGYLPAGPSNNNNYIVYPDENTTQLIKTLRYDVDDQYIPTLGMQLTAGRNFLPKMVTDSSAVILNEKAAKAFGWGKNALGHTLTSADNAGNKTTHRVIGIVKDFHFKSFHEPISPLVMTLSNNGGTLIVKVKTTDMAGFLQATQKQWQALTTEEPFDYAFLDDRFNQTYQAEQKIGKILGIFAGLTILVACLGLFGLATFATEQRTKEIGIRKVLGASVTNIVALLSRDFLKLVILANLIAWPLAAWLMHRWLQDFAYRIELGWWVFVLAGVAALAVALFTVSFQAIKAAVDNPVNSLRSE, from the coding sequence ATGTTCCAGAATTATTTAAAAATAGCCATTCGCAACTTGTTGCGCCATAAAGCTTTTTCGGCAATAAACATTTTTGGGCTGGCCTTAGGTATGGCTACTTGCCTGGTAATATTGCTGTTCGTGCAAAACGAATGGAGTTACGACCGCTTTAATACCAAAGCCGACCGCATCGTGCGGGTAGTATTCCGGGGTTCTATTCAGGGCGAAAACATGGAAGAAGCGCACGTAATGCCGCCGGTAGCACAAACGCTCCGCACCGATTACCCCGAAGTGCAGGAAGCCACCCGCTTGCGCAATTACGGTTCGCCCCGTGTGATTTACCAGAACAAATCTTTCCGCGAAAATGCCTTTGCGTTTGTCGATTCTAATTTCTTCCAGGTATTTACTTTGCCTTTTGTGCAGGGCGATCCTAAAACGGCCCTGCTGGAACCTAATACGGTTGTTATCTCGGAAGAGGTGGCGCATAAATATTTCGGCAAGGCCAATCCGTTGGGTAAAATGCTGTTTTTTAAAGATTACAACACTTCCTTAAAAGTTACTGGGGTAATTACTAAAGTACCGGCTAATGCACACTTCCATTTTGATTTTTTTGCTTCCATGGCCAGCTTCCCCGATGCAAAAAAATCTTCCTGGTTAACCTCTGAATTTTATACTTACCTGGTTTTACCTAAGGGTTACGATTATAAACAACTGGAAGCCAAACTGCCCCAGGTCGTAGAGAAGTACATGGGGCCACAATTCCTGCAAGCCATGGGCATCAACCTCGAGCGGTTCCGGCAAAACGGCAATAGTGTTGGGTTGTTTTTGCAACCGCTCACCAGTATTCACCTGCGGTCGCACCTGAGAGGCGAGTTGGGTAATAACAGCAATATGCAGTACATCTATATTTTTGGGGCTACTGCGGTACTGATGCTGCTTATTGCAACCATTAATTTTATGAACTTATCAACGGCTAGCGCTTCTAAACGGGCCAAAGAAGTAGGTATCCGCAAAGTGCTGGGTTCGGTAAAAAAAGAATTAGTGAGCCAGTTTCTCACGGAGTCGGTTTTACTAACCTTTATCGGGTTGGTGCTGGCTATTGGTTTAGTGTACTTGGCTTTGCCGATTTTTAATAATCTGGCGGGCACCACCTTAACGCTAAACTTAATTGCTAATGCCTGGTTATTGCCCGGTTTGTTGTTTTTTGGCTTGTTTGTGGGCGTTTTAGCGGGCAGCTATCCGGCGTTTTTTCTGTCGTCGTTCCGGCCGGTAGCCGTGTTAAAAGGCCATTTTACCGCAGGTAAAAAAAGCTTAAGTTTCCGGAGTGGTCTGGTGGTTTTTCAATTTTTTATTTCGGTGATGCTGTTGGTAAGTACTACGGTGGTGTACCGGCAATTGCAGTTTATTCAGAGCAAAGAGTTAGGTTATAATAGAAACCAGGTACTGTTATTCCCGGAATATGCTTTAGGTAAAAAAGCCGCTGTTTTCCGGCAGCAGTTGCGGCAAGATGCCCGGGTAGTAAGTGTGAGTTCCTCGGGTTACCTGCCGGCTGGTCCCAGTAACAATAATAACTACATTGTTTACCCCGACGAAAATACTACCCAGTTAATTAAAACTTTGCGGTACGATGTAGATGACCAGTATATTCCTACGTTGGGCATGCAGCTAACCGCAGGGCGTAATTTTTTGCCAAAAATGGTTACTGATTCTTCGGCCGTTATTTTAAACGAAAAAGCGGCAAAAGCTTTTGGCTGGGGTAAAAATGCGCTGGGCCATACGCTTACTTCTGCCGATAACGCAGGCAATAAAACTACTCACCGGGTAATTGGGATAGTAAAAGACTTTCATTTTAAATCTTTTCACGAACCTATTTCGCCGTTGGTAATGACCTTGAGTAATAATGGCGGTACTTTAATTGTAAAAGTAAAAACTACCGATATGGCCGGTTTCCTGCAAGCTACTCAAAAACAATGGCAGGCTTTAACCACCGAGGAACCATTTGATTACGCTTTCCTGGACGACCGTTTTAACCAGACGTACCAGGCCGAACAAAAGATTGGTAAAATCTTGGGTATTTTTGCGGGACTTACTATTCTGGTAGCTTGCCTGGGTTTGTTTGGCTTAGCTACTTTTGCCACCGAACAGCGCACCAAAGAAATCGGCATCCGCAAAGTGTTAGGTGCTTCGGTTACCAACATTGTAGCCTTGCTCTCCCGTGATTTTTTAAAATTAGTAATACTGGCCAACCTTATTGCCTGGCCGCTGGCCGCCTGGCTCATGCACCGCTGGCTGCAGGATTTTGCTTACCGCATTGAATTAGGTTGGTGGGTATTTGTTTTGGCCGGAGTAGCGGCGCTGGCAGTAGCTTTATTCACGGTAAGTTTCCAGGCCATAAAAGCAGCCGTAGATAACCCGGTAAATAGCCTGCGGAGTGAGTAG
- a CDS encoding helix-turn-helix domain-containing protein — protein MPQSSIIDNDFINQITAIVEKNIANEQFGVSELAEEMNMSRSNLLRKIKKLTNLSVSQLIREVRLQRGMDLLRQTTLNVSEVAFQVGFSSTSYFIKCFREYYGYPPGEVGKRAEEAEDDELVKTEEVAESSPVPVVKSKPRSKYGFIALAGLVLIIALGLWYFFKISSSPVPLREKSIVVLPFKNDSSDSSNVYIINGLMESTLNNLQKIKDLKVISRTSAEKYRHTTKTIPEMAQELHANYFVEGSGQKIGNQILLNIQLIDATTDQHLWAKQYKRETQDIFTLQQEIARNIAQEIQAVITPEEEKRINKNPTNNLVAYDLFLKGQEFYRRGRPEDLAKAIPFLKKAVAHDSSFALAYAELATVYYYRDLHHTEKKFTAEVNNYADKALLYDAKLPESLVAKAMYYMLRKEYSQSVPYLEKALEYHPNSALVIHFLSDLYNLYLPNAAKYLEYALKGLRLDVASYDSATTSYTYLHLSNAFVQTGFIDEALRYINKSLQYNPHNPFAGYLKVFILYAKTHNLPQTRQLMLQELNKDTTRLDIMLQMGQICYQMRDYKSAYQYYKRFTQIREQQKLEVYQNQDLNIGITLAKMGYSAEAEKYIRSYKKFADQDKSIYQHLYLATYYAYRNNVPKALEHFELFSRENNYQYWVLLSDKDPVADTVKNLPEFKKTMANIKAKFWQKHRELKKSLEAQQLL, from the coding sequence ATGCCGCAATCCAGTATCATCGATAACGACTTTATAAACCAAATCACCGCCATTGTGGAGAAGAACATCGCCAATGAGCAATTTGGGGTGTCGGAGTTGGCTGAGGAGATGAACATGAGCCGGTCGAACTTGCTGCGGAAAATAAAAAAACTCACTAATTTGTCGGTAAGTCAGTTAATCCGGGAGGTGCGGTTGCAACGTGGCATGGATTTGCTGCGGCAAACAACTTTAAACGTATCGGAAGTAGCTTTTCAGGTAGGTTTTAGCAGTACTTCGTATTTTATCAAGTGTTTCCGGGAGTACTACGGTTATCCGCCCGGCGAAGTAGGCAAAAGGGCCGAAGAAGCGGAGGATGATGAATTAGTAAAAACAGAAGAAGTAGCAGAATCGAGCCCGGTTCCGGTTGTAAAATCAAAGCCTCGTTCTAAATATGGTTTTATCGCTTTAGCCGGGCTGGTTTTAATTATAGCGTTGGGATTATGGTATTTTTTTAAAATTTCTTCTTCCCCAGTTCCGCTGCGGGAGAAATCGATTGTGGTGCTGCCTTTTAAAAACGACAGCAGCGATTCCAGTAACGTATATATCATTAACGGTTTAATGGAATCTACCCTGAATAACCTGCAAAAGATTAAAGACTTAAAAGTAATCAGCCGTACTTCCGCGGAAAAGTACCGCCACACCACCAAGACCATTCCGGAAATGGCCCAGGAACTCCATGCTAACTACTTCGTGGAAGGCAGCGGCCAGAAAATCGGTAACCAGATTTTATTAAATATTCAGTTGATTGATGCCACCACCGATCAGCATTTGTGGGCGAAACAATATAAGAGAGAGACCCAGGATATATTTACTTTGCAGCAGGAAATTGCCCGCAATATTGCCCAAGAAATTCAGGCGGTAATTACCCCGGAAGAAGAAAAACGGATAAACAAAAACCCGACGAACAACCTGGTAGCATACGATCTGTTTTTAAAAGGCCAGGAGTTTTACCGCCGGGGCAGACCCGAAGATTTAGCAAAAGCAATTCCTTTTTTAAAAAAAGCCGTAGCGCATGATTCTTCCTTTGCCCTGGCGTACGCCGAGTTGGCTACCGTGTATTACTACCGCGATTTGCACCACACCGAAAAAAAGTTTACCGCCGAAGTAAACAATTACGCCGATAAAGCCTTGCTCTACGACGCCAAATTACCGGAAAGTCTGGTAGCCAAAGCCATGTACTACATGCTGCGGAAAGAATATAGCCAGTCGGTGCCTTACCTGGAAAAAGCGCTGGAGTACCACCCGAATTCAGCTTTGGTGATTCATTTTCTCTCGGATTTGTATAATTTGTATTTGCCCAACGCCGCTAAATACCTGGAATATGCCTTAAAAGGATTGCGGCTGGATGTGGCATCCTACGATTCGGCTACTACCAGTTACACGTACCTGCACCTGAGTAACGCCTTTGTGCAAACCGGTTTTATAGATGAGGCCCTCCGTTACATTAATAAATCGTTGCAGTATAATCCGCATAATCCTTTCGCGGGGTATTTAAAGGTGTTTATTCTGTACGCCAAAACCCACAACCTGCCCCAAACTAGGCAGCTCATGCTACAGGAGCTAAACAAAGACACCACCCGCCTGGATATTATGCTGCAAATGGGGCAAATCTGTTACCAGATGCGAGATTACAAAAGTGCCTACCAATATTATAAAAGGTTTACGCAGATTAGGGAGCAGCAAAAGTTAGAAGTATATCAAAACCAGGATTTAAATATTGGCATTACGCTGGCCAAAATGGGTTATTCCGCCGAAGCCGAAAAATACATTCGGAGTTATAAGAAATTTGCCGATCAGGATAAATCGATTTACCAGCATTTATATTTGGCCACCTACTACGCTTACCGGAATAATGTCCCAAAAGCCTTGGAGCATTTTGAGTTATTTTCCCGGGAAAACAACTACCAGTACTGGGTACTCTTGAGCGATAAAGACCCGGTGGCTGACACGGTTAAAAATTTGCCGGAATTTAAAAAAACAATGGCGAACATAAAGGCCAAGTTCTGGCAGAAGCATCGGGAACTTAAAAAGTCTTTAGAAGCGCAACAACTGCTGTAG
- a CDS encoding ankyrin repeat domain-containing protein — MQTQPVNLLRVATSLLFVIILLFNVSCNNAPAADQSEKATAATTNKIKPPKIDIHTAVLTGNMSALQQHIQAGTNLNEKDPFGGSSPLITATIFDKPEAAQLLLDAGADVNFKNKEGSTALHTAAFFCRPELVKMLLAKGADKTIKNSYGATALESVSAPFSEVKTAYDMMGKALSPLGLKLDYAYLEKTRPQIAALLQ, encoded by the coding sequence ATGCAAACACAACCAGTAAACTTGCTCCGGGTAGCTACTTCCCTCCTATTTGTTATTATTCTTTTATTCAATGTTTCCTGCAACAACGCGCCCGCTGCAGATCAATCGGAAAAAGCTACTGCGGCTACAACTAATAAAATAAAGCCACCCAAAATAGATATTCATACGGCGGTGCTTACGGGCAATATGTCGGCTTTGCAGCAGCACATTCAGGCGGGCACAAATTTAAACGAGAAGGATCCTTTTGGCGGGTCCAGCCCTTTAATTACGGCTACTATTTTTGATAAACCCGAAGCCGCGCAGTTGCTCCTGGATGCCGGGGCCGACGTAAATTTTAAAAATAAAGAAGGTTCTACGGCCCTGCATACTGCGGCCTTTTTTTGCAGACCCGAGCTGGTAAAAATGTTACTAGCCAAAGGCGCCGATAAAACGATTAAGAACAGCTACGGTGCCACAGCTTTAGAATCGGTGTCGGCGCCATTTAGTGAAGTAAAAACCGCTTACGACATGATGGGCAAAGCCTTAAGTCCGCTCGGCTTGAAACTGGATTACGCCTACCTCGAAAAAACCCGGCCGCAAATTGCGGCGCTGTTACAGTAA
- a CDS encoding acyltransferase family protein, producing MSAVIRRYDIDWVRVIAIGLLLVYHVAIGFQPWGMMIGFITTEKTWEALWIPMSMLNVWRIPLLFFVSGMGVYFAIQNRTWKQLLQERASRILLPFVFGAFCIVPLHLYLWQYHYHTSPAYLPNPGHLWFLGNIFVYVLVLSPLFFFLKNNPSNHLLIALKMSLSSPVGIVPVLVAFVAEALLVNPNPYTLYAMTWHGFFLGLLAFFFGFWFVWSGTFFWSMLLKWRWLFLSVATFLFALRLTYFQQVAPNYLLALESVFWIVSVLAFSYKYLNHPSKALTYLSQAAYPVYILHMAFLYLGSLLFFPMQIPAPGQFTLVLLFTASGCFLVYEFLIRRVNLLRPLFGLKRKELAPAFEKLKILKKV from the coding sequence ATGTCAGCCGTTATAAGAAGATACGATATTGATTGGGTCAGAGTCATTGCTATTGGCTTGCTTTTAGTGTACCACGTAGCCATTGGGTTTCAGCCGTGGGGCATGATGATTGGCTTTATTACCACCGAAAAAACGTGGGAAGCTTTATGGATTCCCATGTCGATGCTGAACGTCTGGCGCATTCCGCTTTTGTTTTTCGTGTCGGGTATGGGCGTTTACTTTGCCATCCAAAACCGCACCTGGAAGCAATTGTTGCAAGAGCGGGCCAGTCGCATTTTACTGCCTTTTGTATTTGGCGCTTTCTGCATTGTACCTTTGCATTTATATTTGTGGCAGTATCATTACCACACCAGTCCAGCTTACCTGCCCAACCCCGGCCACTTGTGGTTTTTGGGTAATATCTTTGTTTACGTGTTAGTACTATCGCCCTTGTTCTTTTTTTTAAAAAATAACCCATCGAACCACCTGCTCATTGCCCTTAAAATGAGTTTAAGCAGCCCAGTAGGTATAGTACCCGTTCTGGTGGCCTTTGTGGCCGAAGCCTTACTGGTTAACCCCAACCCCTATACCCTCTATGCCATGACTTGGCACGGATTCTTTCTGGGTTTATTGGCTTTTTTCTTCGGGTTTTGGTTTGTGTGGAGCGGGACGTTTTTTTGGTCAATGCTTTTAAAATGGCGCTGGTTGTTTTTGAGTGTAGCCACTTTCCTCTTTGCGCTCCGGCTCACTTATTTTCAGCAAGTCGCGCCCAATTACTTGTTGGCTCTGGAATCGGTATTCTGGATTGTTTCGGTGCTGGCGTTTAGTTACAAATACCTGAACCACCCCAGCAAAGCGCTTACTTATTTAAGCCAGGCCGCTTACCCGGTTTATATCCTGCACATGGCATTTCTGTACTTAGGCTCCCTGCTTTTCTTTCCAATGCAGATACCCGCGCCTGGGCAGTTTACTCTGGTATTGCTGTTTACCGCGTCCGGCTGTTTTCTGGTTTACGAATTTCTCATTCGGCGCGTAAACCTGCTGCGGCCTTTGTTTGGATTGAAGAGGAAAGAACTGGCCCCCGCATTTGAAAAATTAAAAATTTTAAAAAAAGTATAA
- a CDS encoding outer membrane beta-barrel protein, whose amino-acid sequence MQRFLLLLFCFFNFSQVYAQRLAVFGSVQSAADKSALPGATVILTKETDSVPIMGGTTDVEGKFRLEPVTPGKYMLRVQFIGYYPLAKPIEITQTSLNVGTLAIQEEAVTLSAVEIIGRTPPGELKGDTAQFNAAAFKTAADASAQDLVQKMPGIMIQDGAIQAQGENVQQILIDGKPFFGTDVNTALQNLPADVIANIQVFDKKSDKAELSGFDDGERIKTINIITKPTRKIGRFGRVSGGYGSDNRYLAGASVNFFSDDRRITVTGLGNNINTLNFSADPNSGEQRPQNGIINTNAIGLNYANKWGKKIDVSGSYFYNNRRNLTTQNRYRDYIIPSAVEQANADSGQVYTENNRSTNVDANHQFAMRLEYKINERNRILFRPNIRMQNYDFDSYFLGRTDYDLGTLNQTENRSNGDQLNGDFDNTLLYSHRFLKEGRSVTFNFRSGYHTDGGDSYRLATNRFYNPDSSQTLNQYTNLDRKGYNWEGEVSYTEPVGKNGQIELEYEIGNRINDSDKRTYDYLEQLGDFTSLSPGLSNTFNNAYLTQEAEAGYRYNSEKIRLQVEASYQHAKLQNEQEYPSVYNINRTFESILPNARLEYRFSKSNNIQLNYRASTSAPSISQLQDVIDYSNPLQVRRGNTELQQAYQNWARLEYRAHNPETNKSFYANVQGTFIDNYITNSTLIVREPLQLNESVTLGRGAQLIRPVNLDGYYDVRSYFSYGQPVNFISSNVNVNGSIGRTRRPGLIDEAENIATTNNFRIGLSVSSNISENVDFTVSTNSRYNIVKNTLRPNMNNNYFLQNTRLRFNWVIWRGFVYRTDLNHQANVGLSPISNNFLLWNMSVGKKVFANKRGEVNLSVYDLLKQNNSIWRNISDAYVEDVQTNVLQRYFMLTFTYNIRYFGVGASEKDFENKPNRN is encoded by the coding sequence ATGCAAAGGTTTTTACTCCTGTTATTTTGTTTTTTTAATTTTTCGCAAGTTTACGCTCAACGTTTAGCCGTTTTTGGCTCCGTACAAAGTGCCGCTGATAAAAGTGCTTTACCCGGTGCTACCGTCATTCTAACCAAAGAAACCGATTCGGTGCCTATTATGGGCGGTACTACCGATGTAGAAGGAAAATTTAGATTAGAACCCGTAACGCCCGGCAAGTACATGCTGCGGGTGCAGTTTATCGGTTATTACCCTTTGGCTAAGCCCATCGAAATAACCCAAACTTCGTTAAACGTGGGCACGCTGGCCATTCAGGAAGAAGCCGTTACGTTAAGCGCCGTGGAAATTATTGGCCGCACGCCGCCCGGCGAACTGAAAGGCGATACCGCCCAGTTTAACGCAGCGGCTTTTAAAACCGCCGCCGATGCCAGCGCTCAGGACCTGGTGCAAAAAATGCCGGGCATCATGATTCAGGACGGGGCCATCCAGGCGCAGGGCGAAAACGTGCAGCAAATTTTAATTGACGGTAAGCCTTTTTTTGGCACCGATGTAAACACCGCTTTGCAAAATTTACCCGCCGATGTAATCGCCAACATTCAGGTATTCGATAAAAAAAGCGATAAAGCCGAACTCAGCGGTTTCGACGATGGCGAACGCATTAAAACCATCAACATTATAACCAAACCCACCCGCAAAATTGGCCGGTTTGGCCGGGTGTCGGGCGGATACGGTAGCGATAACCGGTACTTGGCCGGTGCCAGCGTTAATTTTTTCAGCGACGACCGGCGCATTACCGTAACCGGGCTGGGTAATAACATTAATACTTTAAATTTTTCCGCCGACCCCAACTCGGGCGAGCAAAGACCGCAGAACGGGATTATTAATACCAATGCCATTGGTTTAAACTACGCGAATAAGTGGGGCAAAAAGATAGACGTTTCGGGCAGTTACTTTTACAATAATCGGCGCAACCTCACTACCCAAAACCGTTACCGCGATTACATTATTCCTTCGGCGGTAGAACAGGCCAACGCCGACTCCGGACAGGTTTATACCGAGAATAACCGCTCCACCAACGTAGATGCCAACCACCAGTTTGCCATGCGCCTGGAGTACAAAATAAACGAACGCAACCGCATTCTTTTCCGGCCCAACATCCGGATGCAGAACTATGATTTTGATTCCTATTTCCTGGGTCGCACCGATTACGATTTAGGCACTTTAAACCAAACTGAAAACCGCTCCAACGGCGACCAACTGAACGGCGATTTTGATAATACCTTGCTGTATAGCCACCGTTTTTTAAAAGAAGGCCGCAGTGTAACATTTAATTTCAGGAGTGGCTACCACACCGACGGCGGCGATAGTTATCGCTTAGCCACCAACCGGTTTTACAACCCCGATAGCAGCCAAACCCTAAACCAATACACCAACCTGGACCGGAAAGGCTACAACTGGGAAGGCGAAGTTTCTTATACCGAGCCTGTTGGTAAAAACGGACAAATAGAACTGGAGTACGAAATAGGCAACCGCATCAACGATTCGGATAAACGCACCTACGATTACCTGGAGCAACTAGGCGATTTTACTTCCCTAAGCCCGGGCTTGAGTAACACTTTTAACAATGCTTATTTAACCCAGGAAGCCGAAGCAGGTTACCGGTACAATTCCGAAAAAATCCGGTTACAAGTCGAGGCTTCGTACCAGCACGCCAAGCTGCAAAACGAACAAGAGTACCCGAGCGTGTACAACATTAACCGTACTTTCGAGAGCATTTTGCCCAACGCCCGCCTGGAATACCGATTTTCTAAATCCAACAACATTCAATTAAATTACCGGGCTTCTACCAGTGCGCCGTCTATTAGTCAGTTGCAGGACGTGATTGATTATTCCAACCCCTTGCAGGTAAGGCGCGGTAATACCGAATTGCAGCAAGCTTACCAGAACTGGGCCCGCCTGGAGTACCGCGCACACAACCCCGAAACCAATAAATCTTTTTACGCCAACGTACAGGGTACTTTTATAGATAATTACATTACCAACAGCACTTTAATTGTGCGCGAGCCTTTGCAACTAAACGAAAGCGTAACGCTGGGCCGGGGTGCCCAATTAATTAGACCGGTAAACCTGGATGGGTATTACGATGTTCGGTCTTACTTTAGTTATGGTCAGCCGGTTAATTTTATTTCGTCGAACGTAAACGTGAACGGCTCCATTGGCCGTACCCGGCGGCCCGGCTTAATTGATGAAGCCGAAAACATTGCCACCACCAACAATTTCCGGATAGGTTTATCGGTGAGCAGTAATATCAGTGAGAACGTAGATTTTACCGTTTCTACCAACTCCCGGTACAACATTGTAAAAAACACGTTGCGCCCCAACATGAACAATAACTACTTTCTGCAAAATACCCGGCTGCGGTTTAACTGGGTTATTTGGCGTGGCTTTGTTTACCGCACCGATTTAAACCATCAGGCCAATGTGGGTTTATCGCCAATCAGCAACAACTTTTTGCTTTGGAACATGAGCGTGGGTAAAAAAGTATTCGCGAATAAACGCGGCGAAGTAAACCTGAGCGTGTACGATTTACTCAAGCAAAACAACAGCATTTGGCGCAATATATCCGACGCGTACGTAGAAGACGTGCAAACCAACGTGCTGCAACGTTACTTCATGCTTACTTTTACCTACAACATCCGTTACTTTGGCGTAGGCGCCAGCGAAAAAGATTTTGAAAACAAACCAAACCGGAATTAA
- the nhaA gene encoding Na+/H+ antiporter NhaA yields MVKLINLTTFKKFIQSGSAGGFLLLAFLVLSLGIANSPLGQSFEDLLAFEIGYSSPQVHLQYPVLLWINDGLMAIFFLLVGLEIKRELVEGELSSFKQAALPVFAAVGGMLVPAAIYALFNGGTPTAKGWGIPMATDIAFAIGILSLLGNRVPLSLKVFLTALAIVDDLGAILVIAFFYSTEMHPMYLLYAAGVFALLLLFNRLGVKNLLFYLIPGLFMWYFVHHSGVHATIAGVLTALTLPTTPDATESPLEKLEHALAKPVNFVIMPLFALANTNIRFEAGMVEGLSSSLGLGIVLGLVLGKPLGITFLSWLSVKLGISALPPDIKWVQLLGAGLLAGIGFTMSIFVALLSFDAPELQAEAKFSILIASLIAGVSGYLFLKNLYKSS; encoded by the coding sequence ATGGTTAAATTGATCAATCTTACAACATTCAAAAAGTTTATTCAATCGGGTTCGGCCGGTGGTTTTTTACTCTTAGCTTTTTTAGTTCTTTCACTCGGCATTGCTAATTCTCCTTTAGGTCAGTCCTTCGAAGATTTACTCGCGTTTGAAATAGGTTATTCTTCGCCCCAAGTGCATTTACAGTACCCGGTTTTGCTTTGGATTAACGATGGATTAATGGCCATTTTCTTTTTGCTGGTAGGTCTGGAGATAAAGCGCGAGTTAGTAGAAGGGGAATTATCTTCTTTTAAGCAAGCGGCCTTGCCGGTTTTTGCGGCTGTGGGCGGTATGCTGGTTCCGGCCGCCATATACGCTTTGTTCAATGGCGGTACGCCTACCGCCAAAGGCTGGGGTATTCCCATGGCAACCGATATTGCTTTTGCCATTGGCATACTTTCGTTGTTAGGCAATCGCGTGCCTCTATCGTTAAAAGTGTTTTTAACGGCCCTGGCCATTGTGGATGATCTGGGCGCGATTCTGGTAATTGCATTTTTCTATTCCACCGAAATGCACCCCATGTACTTACTCTACGCCGCTGGGGTTTTTGCGCTGTTGTTGCTCTTTAACCGGTTGGGAGTTAAAAACCTGCTCTTTTACCTGATACCGGGGCTGTTTATGTGGTATTTTGTGCATCACTCGGGGGTACACGCTACCATTGCCGGGGTATTAACCGCTTTAACTTTACCTACCACCCCCGATGCGACCGAATCGCCGTTAGAAAAGTTGGAACATGCCTTAGCCAAGCCCGTTAATTTTGTAATTATGCCCCTATTCGCCCTGGCTAACACCAACATCCGGTTCGAAGCCGGCATGGTAGAAGGATTATCCAGTAGCTTAGGTTTGGGCATTGTGCTGGGATTGGTATTGGGTAAGCCGCTGGGTATTACTTTTTTGTCCTGGCTTTCGGTTAAATTGGGTATAAGTGCTTTACCGCCCGATATAAAATGGGTGCAGTTGCTCGGCGCCGGTTTGCTGGCCGGCATTGGTTTTACCATGTCTATTTTTGTGGCCCTGTTATCGTTCGACGCTCCCGAACTGCAAGCCGAAGCTAAATTCTCTATTTTAATTGCTTCTTTAATAGCGGGAGTTTCGGGCTACTTATTTTTAAAAAATCTGTATAAAAGTTCCTGA
- a CDS encoding STAS/SEC14 domain-containing protein encodes MKKELKNNYGKIFLTITFEAENNWVYNNWFGSQSQENVRLGANTCLEILMQNHCSYLINDNRLVAGPWSQATDWLLTNWLPRAIAGGLTYFAHITSLEPLARLSAENLRNHLVGNLQMEIFEDVPRAEAWLKAKQQLKNHE; translated from the coding sequence GTGAAAAAAGAACTAAAAAATAATTACGGGAAGATATTTCTGACGATTACGTTCGAGGCCGAGAACAACTGGGTTTATAATAACTGGTTCGGTTCGCAGTCGCAGGAAAACGTGCGTTTGGGAGCAAATACTTGCCTGGAAATATTAATGCAAAACCACTGTTCTTACCTGATTAACGATAACCGGTTGGTAGCCGGTCCGTGGAGCCAGGCTACCGATTGGCTTTTAACCAATTGGCTGCCACGCGCCATTGCTGGCGGTTTAACGTATTTTGCCCACATTACCAGCCTCGAACCGCTGGCCCGTTTATCCGCCGAAAACCTCCGGAATCACCTTGTTGGAAACCTGCAAATGGAAATTTTTGAAGATGTGCCCCGCGCCGAAGCCTGGTTAAAAGCCAAACAACAATTAAAGAACCATGAGTAA